The Candidatus Nomurabacteria bacterium genomic sequence GCAACGCAACTGCGTATAACCGCCTCGGTATACTGTACGCCAAGCAACAGGAGTACAAAGACGCAATCGAATGCTTTGAAATTGCTCAATCGCTTGAGCCAAGCGCTTCGAGTCTTCACAATGTAGGCCTGATTTACTATGAAACCGGCAATTACGCAAAGGCTGCGCTAGCTTTTGAACAGGCTCTCGAGATTGAAGGAGACCTGTCAACTCGACATATAGCCTACGCCAAGGTACAAGAAAAACTCGGGAACGACAAAAAAATGATTGAATCACTCGAGCGAGCAGTCGAAATAGACCCAATTCCACAGACACTCAACATCTTGGCCGACGCCTACGAGCGCATCGGTGAACAGGATCTTTCATTAAGATTACGTGAAAAAGCAGCACGTATGATCTTACCTCCGGGCAAGGCAAAACGAGTTAGCCAGCCGCGTAAAGTGGTGATGTAACCGCTTCTACATCTTGAACATTTTTCACCCCTGATGTACACTTATATTTGTACTTTAGGAAACTAAAGTAATATTTAATGCCTTTAAGCATTAAAGTACACCTTTCAGCTATGCCGCTTTAGCTCAGTTGCTGTCTGAGCCGAATGGCGAGTAATGTAATGAAGCATTGCTCTAACCAACTGGCATACTGCAAGTACCTCACATCTATATTTATGCCGCTTTAGCTCAGTTGGTTAGAGCAACTGTTTTGTAAACAGTAGGTCCTCGGTTCGAGTCCGAGAAGCGGCTCCACGGCGAAATAATGATTCATCGTTATTTCACATTGGAGTTACATGTTGTTTACCAAATTAACAAACCAAGATTTATCTGTTTGTTAATTTGAGAGGAGGAACAACGAAGAGACGAAGCTTTTGCCACTTGCGGCGAAACGAGGTCTCGAAAGTGAGTTCCGACGAGCTGGAATCGTGTAGTGGCAATCACAGGAGACTGTAAATCTCCCGCCTTTCGGCTTCGTAGGTTCGAGTCCTACTTCCAGCACCAAGTAAACGGCCTACCCGAAGTGGTGGGCCTTTTACTTTGTAGGCGGTGTTTGTCTCGAACCTACGAACCTTTTCGCTCCTGCGAAAAGTCGTAAGGTTCGGCGTAGTGAGTGAAGCGAGGAAAAGCACGAAGTATTTTTCCGAGCGAATGAACGGAGGAGCAATCTTCGATTGCGATGTCCTACCTCCCGCAATGAAAAATGGGCTACGCAGATAAGAATACTTATTCTTTCTGCATAGCCCTTGACGTCAGTAAAATATAAACGCGGCCACGGCCATAACACCCAACGAGCCCGTCGTTACATCCTTGAGGGTTTCGAAATCGACGCGACAAACCACCATCGATACAAGCGTAGCTCCGATTGCCAGCCACATTGCCGCGACGATAATCGCCCTTGTGGATAGCCTCGATACGAACTTTATGTTGTTTGATGTGCCGCTGGAGCAACAAGCGCCAGAATTACATGTTTTACAACTGTTACCGTCACACATAACCACTCCTAACGTAGTGATACGACTTAACAACTATAACATGTATTTATATATTTACAACTATTTAGTATTGGAGGAAGTCTCCCTGTCTGGTACAATTTACCGAGATGCATGCCTCGGTATGTAGTTAGTCCGAGCTCGCGAAGCACGAGAGTAAATCGAGCCTTAGGGCGAAGGACAAAGTTTTCGAATTTATTTCGACAACGAATGGAGGGGCAAGCCCCTCCTGAAAACGCATGCCGCGATAGCTCAGTTGGTAGAGCGCATCCATGGTAAGGATGAGGTCTCGGGTTCAAATCCCGATCGCGGCTCCATACGAAATTAAATTAACGGGTGGTATTGAGGGTTAGTATGACAAAGAACGTAGAATCAACCAACATACTCCGAGAGCTTGAGCCCGTTGTCGAGTCAGAACTTAACAGACACGAAAAAATGGTAAAAAATTGGTATCCGCACGACTACGTTCCATGGAGCGAAGGTAAAAATTTCGCATATCTAGGCGGGGAAGACTGGGAGCCAACACAATCACGACTTGGAAAAGCCGCCAGGGCAGCCATGTACGTAAATCTACTGACTGAAGACAATCTGCCTTCTTATCATCGAGTGATCTCCGCTACTTTCGGACGCGATAGCGCATGGGGTACATGGGTAGACCGCTGGACGGCTGAAGAAAACAAACACGGCATAGCTATGCGTGACTATCTGACAGTAACAAGAGCAATCAATCCCGTAGAGCTGGAGCAGGCACGCATGCAGCAGATGACGTCAGGATATCAGAGTGAAAAATCTCCACTAGACGCTGTTGCCTACGTCACCATGCAGGAGCTCGCCACTCGTATCGCTCATCGCAACACGGGCATAGAGAGCAGAAAAGACGGCGACGAGCTGGCAGAAAAGCTACTTGCTCGTATTGCACTCGACGAAAACCTGCACATGCTGTTTTATCGCAATATCGGTACAGCCGCATTCGAAGTAGAGCCTAACGAGATGATGAAATCTGTCACAGAGGAAATTCTTGGGTTTCAGATGCCTGGCGCTGCAAGCATTCCTGATTTTTGGGCAAATGCCGCCGTTATCGCTGATGCCGAGATCTATGACCTCAACATCCATGCCAATAGTATCGTCAACCCGACTCTAAAACACTGGAAAGTCTGGGACCGCACAGACCTAAGTGGCGAAGGCGCTGAAGCTAGAGACAAACTCGGTAGGTACATGCTAAAACTTGAATCAAAAGCGCAAGAACTAGTAGAGCTTCGCGAGGAGCAAAAAGCTGCCCAGAACACTAGTCAAAACTAAATTTTTGTGCTAGAGTAGATAAAGTTGTAAATATAAATGTGAGTTTTGTATGCCTAAAAAAGCAACCAAGCGAAAATTAGTAGGACTTGTCAGTGACCTCAGTGGGCACCGTACTTACTATACGACCAAAAACACCCAGAATACTACAGAAAAAATCAGCCTGAAGAAGTACGATCCAATCGCACGTAAACACGCTACTTACACTGAGACTAAAAAGAGTCTTGGTCGTAACGAAGTCAAAGCACGCAAGTCTTAATTTCGTTTTCTACACTTTTAAAATCCGGCCCTTATCGGCCGGATTTTGTGTCATTTTTAATGGTATCGAGCAATGTCGATACATATTCTGCGTGACTCCAGTTTAACGGCGCGGGCGCCACTAGTGAGTGGTCTACGGGGCTAACTTGTTCAGACAGTACGCCGGTCTGCATCATAACTCCACCAATCCAATCAAGTATACCCTTAACGCGTTCATCTTGTTCTGTTTCTATAAAATATTGCGCCATCCAAAGCGTTGTAATGAACCACCAATTACCGTGAGTATTGGGGTCAATTCTATGGTACTGATCGTGTTCATATCGCGGATAAGCGTCTAGATTCGGGTCCGAGCGGAGCTCTTGGTCAATCGTTTCAGCCACGGCCTTCAGTTCCGGTGAGTTAACGCCAAATAGTCCAAACATATATGCGCCAAAGAAACTACTCATATCAATCGTACTATCATAGCGCACCTGACCGTCGACTACATTTATACCCTTATAAAATGATTTTCTTTCGGCATTGTATAGGTATTTACGGGCACTAATTTGTATGTCGTCGGCTACGGCCCTCCAAGCCACAGCGCTGCCGTTGTCATCTTTCTTTTCGGCTAGATCTGCTGCGGCGTGCAAGGCGGCATATACAATGGACGTCGTATACGTGTTCGTCTGAAAAACTTCTTCCCATAAATCATAGCTCGGCTTCGGTAATCCGGTCGTTTCGTCTATAAACTCAGCCATCCAGTTAGCCATCGGCTTAATCATAGAGTCATAAAAGTCATGTAGCATACGGTTGTCACCGGTCGCCTGATAAAACTGCGCAAGTGCAAATACAACAACTGCAGTCTCGTCTTCCTGTATGGGCGGAGCTACAACGCCATCATCATGAACATACGAGTGCCAGCTAGACCCCATGCCACCATCGGCTCGGAATTTATGCATCAGGTAACCTGTCGGGTGCATCACGCGCCGACAAAACTCAAAAAACCGATACGGCTCCTCTTTGTAGCCCATTCGTATAAGCGGCCACAGCACAAGCGCGCCATCGCGAGGCCAGCAATACGCATAGCTGTCGCGACCATAATTAAGCATAGATGTGTCGGTACTGGCGATAACGGCTCCACGCTTATCAATCTGCGACTTGATAATCATAACGCTGTGCAAAAATGAATCATGATAGGCGGGGTCGATTTTTGCAGCCGATTCCACGGCTGGCTGCAGCCACTTGTGCCACCACTCTGCAGTTAAGTGAAGTCGTTTAGACAAACCTTCGCCTCGAATCTGTTTATCTATATATAGCGCTTCTCTCATAGACGACCCGGCGGTAATCCAATAATGCACCCGCTCTGAACTTTTGGCGTCGACTTCTAAACGGAATCGGATAATCGAATCGACCCGACCATGCTCAACGTTGCTACCGGACAATTCACCGTCTTCGGCATCGCGATACGTACCCTCGTGGCCTTCTATGCCAAAAAGGCCGACGCTATGTTGATCAAAAGGTTCGTCATTATGTGTACCTGAAATAATGAACGCTCTTCGACCGCGATAATGCAACAAAGCTTCGCTGTCTGGCAGATATTGCGCTGTATCGGTATTGCTTCGCGAGTCGTCGATTGCAAACGCCTGATGCATAAATAAGCGAATTTCTCGTGGATGATCGGCCAGGTTAACAACATGGATGTTTCGCATGAAAGCGCTCATATGAGCATCGACACAGTCATCAATCTCTAGTAGCACCTGTAAAGATTCATTTTTTGCGACCGTATGGCCAATGAGTGCACGTATAGGGTAACGGAACGAAAACGTCCATTCGCCTTCATTATCAAGCCAACTAAGCTTGCCATCGATCCATACACCAACCCTATGACGAGTATGCGGACCCTGTGCGTGATTAGTAAGTCCCACGTACGGATAAAAAAGATCGTGTACTAAACCGAAGTTATTAAGGCCGACGTGCAACTCACCGTTCGAAAGTACTATAGGTCTAAGCATTTATACTCCGAAGTTTCCCACCCGCATCGGTCATATGGCAACGTTCTCCTCAGAAGGTTTGGGTGTATTGAGCCCGCCAAGACTATGGTGCAACATCAATCGTAAACGAACATCTCGGATAGCATTCATGTACGACAAAAAGGCGTCATAAGGGGAGTCGTAAGGGCTAAAGTATTTGTGCACGTCACCATCATGCTGCCATTTAGTGGCCATGTAATAAAAGTGGTCGGAACTTTGCAACAATCGCCAGTCACGTATTAACTCTACATCGTTACTTCTCAAAACGTCATTTTGTAACGCATACGCATATTTAAGCGACTCTTTCTGTAAATCATTGCCTGTCCAGGCCGACAAATCACGCTCACTGTCTGCCCATGTGACAGTCTGTGGCATCGAAAGCTCACCGGCAGGCTCAAGCTCCCTAGCGGCACCGGTTACTGTCTGGAAAGAATTTCCACTTTCAGAAAGCCACTTGGCTACAAATGCCTCGAAAAAGGTAAATATTCCCGTGTCGGCCCACTGATGTTCGCCAAACGTCTCAAAGTCCATAAATAGATTAACAAGCGGCCCTTCGGAATTTGATGCAACCCAACTCGCATATTTATCTACGCTAAGTGGCCATTCGTTCCACGACTGGTCACCAAATCGAAATGCAAGGTCATCGCTCAATTGGTAATTTTTCAGCAACAAGCTGATGTTTTCTGTACCAGCTGGTCGATAAACATAGTTCGGGCTACGCCACTCTAGTACCGGATCCCAACCTTCTGCCAAGACAACTTCATAGCCAGCTTCGTCGGCCCATTCCGCTACTTCGTCGTTGTATGCAAGCTCCGTGTTACGGAATGCCGTTGGAACAACACCAAACACCTCTTTGATCTTCTGACGGTGTTGCTCTACCTGACTCACGAACTCCTGCTTGTTATAGAAAAACGCCAAGCTGTGATAATACGTTTCGGCTACAATCTCTACACGGCCAGTTGCGACAAGCTCATTAAATGCGTCCAATACGTCTGGCGCCCACGCCTCGGCCTGTTCTATAAAGTCACCAGTAATACTAATCGAACATTTAAAATCAGGGTGTCGATCTAGCAGCGTGCGTAGCAACGCCGTCATTGGCCTGTAGGACTTGTCGGCAACCTTGTGAAATATCTTTTCGTTGTTGAGCTTGCTGTCATCTTTAATGTCAAAATAATCATGTCGTTCACCGATATCGAACACACTGTATGGCCTAACCCGATACGGCTGATGTACATGCAGGTACAGTGCGATTGCTTTACTCATACAACTGCACCATCCTTCAAACGACCATAAAGCGATGCGCATTTTTCAGCCACATCATGCCATGATATTCGAGCATACTCTTCTTTAACGTTACGACGAAGCGTCGTAGCAAGGCTAGGAGACAATGCAATATTGACCAGTTGGTCAGCGAGTCGGTCAGTGTCCCAATAGTCATAGCGCAAGATATTTTCAAGAACTTCGCCAACACCAGATTGTTTGCTTATGATAAGCGCACTGTCGTGGTGCGCAGCTTCAAGGGCAGTAAGGCCAAACGGCTCACTAACCGAGCTCATGACGAATACATCAGAGACCGAGTAGATGTCGCGCCACTGCTTGCCCCGTACAAAGCCAGTAAAGTACACTTTGTCGGCAATACCCATGCTTGCCGCCAGACTGATAAGCTCGTCACGTTGTTCGCCGTCGCCAGCAAGCAAAAAAACAAACTTGTCATACTTTTCACAGGCACGTGCAGCGCCACGCAAAAAGTGCGTCAAACCTTTTTGCACCGTGAATCGAGTCAGTAGCGCCACCACCGTATAGCCTTCGTACCGAAGCGCCTCAAAGTAACGGTAGTCGCGCATGTCGTACTCATAGGGCTCAAAGCTATCGACGTCGATTGCGTTGTGAATCACCTCTACGCGTTCGGCTGGTATGCCATATTTCTCAACGATAATAGCCTTCGTAATGTTACTCACTGCAATAATCCGATCCGCCATATCAAGCGCCTGCTGCTCAATCTCGTGTACGATAGGATTTCCGTAGCTTTCGCCAGAACGATCAAACTCGGTAGCGTGTACGTGAACAATGAGGGGAGCGCCAGTCAACTCCTTAGCGCGCACACCCGCCTCCATCGTCAACCAATCATGAGCGTGTATGACATCAGGCTGTACTTTTTTAATAAGACCTTCGACAAACGTAATGTAATGCTTTTGAACAGCGCGCATGGTCGACAGATCACCAGCATCAATCTCAGCCATATCCTTTTCGGTGACAAATTCACTATCGTAACTACCCATGTGCACGCGACTTTCAGGGTCTAAACTAGTTGCACCATGTATGTTCATAAAATCAATATCAGGATGCTCAGCCGAATAGGGGAGCACAAAATCAATCGAAGCACCCTTAATAGCAAGTGCTTTAGACATATGGTAACATGCGACCCCAAGCCCACCACTGTTGTGCGGCGGCAGCTCCCAGCCGAGCATTAGTATTCTCATTCTTTGCCCCTATGATTGGTTCTACCCAACCGGTGCTCCTCGTTTTTATTTATTAGCCTAGCGTTATTATAAATTATACGCTAGCACTTTGACAACAGTTTTTACAGATAAAATATATCAGTTGCGTACTCCTGCAATTTGTTCCATAATAGGAGGATGTTTCAAAATGACTCCATAGGTTCCGCCATCGACGAAGTCGTCAGATTTGTATTACAGCCGAATGATTACCGAGCCGTCTTGATTCTCATCATTTCAGTGCTTTTTGCGTACTGGCTCAGCAAGTTTTTGGCAAAGGGAATCATATTCGTAGCCCAAAAGGTCGCTATAAGAGGCGACACAGAGACTCGTGAAGACAAGTTTGTGATGTATCGCCAAGTAGAAACCTACCTCAGTATTGCCGTGGCTGTCGTGCGAACTCTCGTAGTGGCGGTGGTCGCCTACATCACTTGGCGTATCCTCACGCCGCAAGGTAGTGAAAACCTCGGCGGATCAGGCGCGGCGGCAATCGGTGCTAGTACCATCTTTATCGTTTTCGCAGGTGCTACCGTCGGCCTACTACTACGCGACATCACAGCCGGAGCCACTATGATCATCGAAAAATGGTTCACGATAGGAGACTTTATTAAAGTCGAGCCATTCATGGATGTCAGCGGTGTAGTCGAACGTATGAACCTACGCTCTACTAAGCTACGTAGCCTTAGTGGCGAAGTTATCTGGATTCACAACCAACAGATTCAAGGAGTTCACGTCACCCCGCGCGGAGTACGTACAACCGCCGTCGATATATTTGTTACAGATATCGAAAAGAGTGAATATGCGATTCAACAGGTTGTCAAAGCCATGCCAACTGGCGCCACCATGCTCGCTCGGCCGCTCCGTATGACCAAACCAGAGCAGTGGGGTGAAGGAGTCTGGCGAATCACTGTCATAGGTGAAACCACTCCTGGTCGCGAATGGTTAATGGAAAAGTATTTCGTCAACGCCATTACAAAGCTAGACGAAGAGGCCAAAAAAGTCGACAAGTTACTGGCGCTTGAACCAATCGCATATTACGCCGACCCGGTCGCCGACAAACGCTTCAAACGCGCCGTCCGCGTCAAGAGCACGTAACCCCATATCTGTGGTACAATATTTTGTGTAAAGGGGCATAGTACAACGGCTAGTATAGCGGTCTCCAAAACCGTAGATTGAGGTTCGATTCCTCATGCCCCTGCCATAATGGATAAAGCGCATTTTCGGCGCTTTTTTCGTTATTTTGACCCCCGTTATTTTCACTATTTGTAAAAGTTCTATCATTTGATTTTCGTGTTCCTAATAATTCGCGTGTTTTCGAACTATATTTAGCGATCAGTTCAGCACGATCCTTCAAGCTAACAGATACAGAATCGTTCTTAAACATGATATTTTCGAACAGTTCTATCAAAATCTGGCGTTTCTCATCATCGTCCTTTTCGTCGTAGTATTTAGCTGCTCGTTGCGATAGTTCTAGCATGTATATGCCGCGTCGTTTCCGTTCAGTTACAGTGCTATCAAACGACGCCATGGCAAGCTCTAGGGTTTCAATCTCGTTCATGAATGACTCGTGCTTAGCTTCGTATCGCTCCTGTGTGATGACGCCTGCAAGCTTGTCGTCGTATAGGGCTTCGTCCATAGACTTAATACGCTCTATGCGCGCCTTCGTGTTCTGTTCGACTTCCGCGCGGTTATCTGCGGCCTTCTCGACATCAGATTGCATGCTCTCAACGACCCACTCTAGAATACTCTGAGAAGGGCATAAAAGGCGCTCAAGCTCCTGCTTTACAGCCTCTTGCACTACATCTTCGCGGATATATTTATACTTACGATTCTTGCATCGCTCATCACGACGCTGGCAAGCTCCATAATAACGGCCTTTCTGCAGTTGCCATGAAACCTGACTGCCACAAGTCGCACAGGTAACAACTCCTTTTAAAGATACGTTGTGCCGTACCTGTTTTTTAGGTCGCTTACCGTGCAGCTTATCTTGTACAGCCTCCCACACTTCGCGCCTTACTATTGGTGTTTGAGCACCAGGGTATTCCTGTCCATTAAAACGATTAATCCCTATGTAAAAGGGATTTAGAAGTATTTTATGTACGTGACTCTCTGGTATCGGTCTACCGTTGCGTGTTGTTAGTCCAATCTCTCGCATCTTTGCAGCAACAGATTCAATTGATTGGCCGGGTTTTAGGTATAGCTCAAACATCGCCCTGACTGAGTTCATTGTGGTCGGGTTTGGAACATGTATACGTTTACCGTGATCAGTTACGGTCATATATCCGACAGGAGGTACGGCCGGTAGCCATCCTTGAGCTAGCTTTTCCGCCCAGCCCTTCATAGCCTCTTCTCGTAAGTTGTCAGTGTATTTCTTGGCAACAGCTAAGTGGATATTCCACATAAACTTAACGTCAGACTTCGACTCCTTGTGTAGCTGGATGTTCTCTTTGACGAGATGGAGCATCCGATCAGCGTCTTTACTGAGCCAATCATCAATAGCAACGGCATCCTTCATATTGCGTGTGAGCCTGTCGGTCTTTTCGACAGCCAGATGATAGATAGCGTTCTTATTCATGTAGGTTAGAAGTTCCTTGAATATCCTGCGACTCTGTTCTTTTGATGCTGTCTCGGCTATTTTAAATATCTTATCGACTATAAAGCCCTTATTGGCACAATATCCTGTGAGGAGCTTTACTTGAGAGTCGAGGGAATACCCCTCGTCCTCCTGCGACTTACTCGATACGCGAGCCAATATTACAGCTCTGCTTTTCTTATTCATTATCTTTACCCTCCGTGCGTGCAACACCTAAGATATCCCTGTCACCAGCGAGCACCTTATATACGGTTATTAGACTCTCTCCGACGTTTTTCGCTTCTTTGTGGGTGACTGGTCGATTCTGCTCAGATTCAAGTATCTGGCGTAGCTCCTCGATACGCTCATTGTCGACGGTTATAACACCGGCAATTTTTTGCGTGATACCCTTGAATGACTTCTTACTTACCATATACCCTCCATGAAACGAAAAAGACGCTCCGAGATTGGCTACGTCTTAATAATTCGACTAGGTACGGGTTTATTTATCCCAGGGTCGTCCTGGTTTTGGTCGTTCTTTTAGTTCTTTTTTAACTAAGTCTTTGAGTTGTTTGTCTCCAGTGCTTGCAAGCAATTGAAGCATCAACTCGCTAAGTGTGAGTCCTTTTTGCTTTGCCACAATCTTCGCTCGCTCACGCAGATCGTCGGTTACGCGTATTTGCATGCTGACTATCTTTCTGGACATTTGTCCCTATTCTAACATGTATTACTCTTTAATGATATGCATTCGTATCTAGCCGAATTATTAACGTACAACCTCTATATAAATAGTATTACTATTTAACATAAAAAGCAATACTAATTAAACATATTTATGATGTATTATTTACTAACTGTGCATAGGTAGTAAACAGGTAATATTTAACAGTAGTATACATTTACTTTTTACTCTCTTCTTATATATACTACGTATAGGAGAGAGAAGTGGTTATAAGTAGTGAAGAAAGTAATCAGAAATTAACTGGTCAACAGCAACGTATTCTAAAGTTATTATTCAAGTTCAGATTTGTATCAGCAGGGTTATTAGCTATGGTTATGGGTATTCGTAGAGAGGGTGTCTATCAAGTCTTAGAGCAGCTAGTAGGTAAAGGTCTAGTAACAAAGGTATACAAAGAGCAGTGGCGGATAGATCGCAAACCAGCGTACTATTATTTGAATAAATCTGGTGTGACAATCACTCGTAAGCTTATGGATGTCAAAGAGTCTGTCGTCCATGCCCTATATAAGAATGATGAGATGACAAATGATTTTGTCGAGCATAGCCTGAAGCTTATCCGGTGTTACGCATCTATCATGCAGCACCTCCCCGAAGGCTCAGATATATTCTCCAAGACCGAGATTAACCGTTTCAAACAGTTCCCTAAAAACCGCCCAGACCTGTATATACGCACTCCGGATGGTAAAGAGGCTATTGTGGTCATAGTCGACGACAAGCCCCTCTATATCGTCCGTAAACGTTTAGATGAGATAGTAGCCCATAGCGAAGATGAAGGCTGGCCGTCCGACAATTACCCGACTATATGCTTTATCCTAAAAGATCATTCTGCTAAGTATAGCTTTCTCTATACCACCAGCAAGAAACTAGAGAGCATGGGCCTAGAAGAGAGCGAGCTACCAATTCTCGCCGCCACTCTCGGGTCATTCGACGAGCCCATCTCCTCACCGTGGTCTACACCTCTTAAGCCGAAAGAACACTCTCAGCTGTTTGCATAACTATCAGGACATGCGCTGACGTGACGATTGCCTGTAAGCTTGCGCACGGGTAATGGTCACGGCTCTTTCGCCATATAGTAAGTAGCTAATTGATATTTTATTGCTCGGCGAGTGTGGCAGACGTGTACGTTCTGTCCACCGGACAGTACGTACCGACTGACGCGCTGGACGCGGCAACTACTAAACAATAATCAACCGATGTCGTGCCGTAGGTACGTCTCTGGTATGGTTCATTCTTGCACTTGAGGACTTCACTGCGGAACGCATGTGAATGTCCGAGAGGGTAAGTATGGAACATGCCTGTATGTTATTGGTTGGATAGACATTTAAATAGTCCTTTAGGGCTTTTTAAATGGTCTACCCGCTATATCTTTCCTGGCTCAGGCAGTTTTTCGTCTTGCCTAGGACGGTCAGCTATAACCCCGGATAGCTCACAAGCCTACCTATCGTCTCTTCGTTATATTCATCGACAAGCTCCAGTTCGTAAAGCCGCTCATCGTAGTAATCTCGTAGCTCACTTGCCAGCCGAACCAGCTTCTCATCCATCTCCCAGTCCTCAATGGTGCAGCTGTTGGCAACCGCGCCACGCATCCCGTCGCCTAAGTAATTCTGATAGGCGCTCAAATACTCATCTTCGTAGCCAAAGTCGCTTAAGTCAAGCTCTACGCCTCCACCGCGGTGACTAATTTCTTCTCGAGTAATGTTTTCTTGAATACTCATCTCAAACTCCAATGCTTTAATTTCTACTAAACCAAAAAGGAGCTGTTTATC encodes the following:
- a CDS encoding tetratricopeptide repeat protein — its product is MLGLIVVAILGGMMIYYRGLPANPALDLPAKLSGRLDKLWEIAQQSLRDRKYLRAEKALLTILRVDERNATAYNRLGILYAKQQEYKDAIECFEIAQSLEPSASSLHNVGLIYYETGNYAKAALAFEQALEIEGDLSTRHIAYAKVQEKLGNDKKMIESLERAVEIDPIPQTLNILADAYERIGEQDLSLRLREKAARMILPPGKAKRVSQPRKVVM
- a CDS encoding acyl-ACP desaturase, whose product is MTKNVESTNILRELEPVVESELNRHEKMVKNWYPHDYVPWSEGKNFAYLGGEDWEPTQSRLGKAARAAMYVNLLTEDNLPSYHRVISATFGRDSAWGTWVDRWTAEENKHGIAMRDYLTVTRAINPVELEQARMQQMTSGYQSEKSPLDAVAYVTMQELATRIAHRNTGIESRKDGDELAEKLLARIALDENLHMLFYRNIGTAAFEVEPNEMMKSVTEEILGFQMPGAASIPDFWANAAVIADAEIYDLNIHANSIVNPTLKHWKVWDRTDLSGEGAEARDKLGRYMLKLESKAQELVELREEQKAAQNTSQN
- the rpmG gene encoding 50S ribosomal protein L33, with amino-acid sequence MPKKATKRKLVGLVSDLSGHRTYYTTKNTQNTTEKISLKKYDPIARKHATYTETKKSLGRNEVKARKS
- a CDS encoding glycoside hydrolase family 15 protein, coding for MLRPIVLSNGELHVGLNNFGLVHDLFYPYVGLTNHAQGPHTRHRVGVWIDGKLSWLDNEGEWTFSFRYPIRALIGHTVAKNESLQVLLEIDDCVDAHMSAFMRNIHVVNLADHPREIRLFMHQAFAIDDSRSNTDTAQYLPDSEALLHYRGRRAFIISGTHNDEPFDQHSVGLFGIEGHEGTYRDAEDGELSGSNVEHGRVDSIIRFRLEVDAKSSERVHYWITAGSSMREALYIDKQIRGEGLSKRLHLTAEWWHKWLQPAVESAAKIDPAYHDSFLHSVMIIKSQIDKRGAVIASTDTSMLNYGRDSYAYCWPRDGALVLWPLIRMGYKEEPYRFFEFCRRVMHPTGYLMHKFRADGGMGSSWHSYVHDDGVVAPPIQEDETAVVVFALAQFYQATGDNRMLHDFYDSMIKPMANWMAEFIDETTGLPKPSYDLWEEVFQTNTYTTSIVYAALHAAADLAEKKDDNGSAVAWRAVADDIQISARKYLYNAERKSFYKGINVVDGQVRYDSTIDMSSFFGAYMFGLFGVNSPELKAVAETIDQELRSDPNLDAYPRYEHDQYHRIDPNTHGNWWFITTLWMAQYFIETEQDERVKGILDWIGGVMMQTGVLSEQVSPVDHSLVAPAPLNWSHAEYVSTLLDTIKNDTKSGR
- a CDS encoding polysaccharide deacetylase family protein, whose amino-acid sequence is MSKAIALYLHVHQPYRVRPYSVFDIGERHDYFDIKDDSKLNNEKIFHKVADKSYRPMTALLRTLLDRHPDFKCSISITGDFIEQAEAWAPDVLDAFNELVATGRVEIVAETYYHSLAFFYNKQEFVSQVEQHRQKIKEVFGVVPTAFRNTELAYNDEVAEWADEAGYEVVLAEGWDPVLEWRSPNYVYRPAGTENISLLLKNYQLSDDLAFRFGDQSWNEWPLSVDKYASWVASNSEGPLVNLFMDFETFGEHQWADTGIFTFFEAFVAKWLSESGNSFQTVTGAARELEPAGELSMPQTVTWADSERDLSAWTGNDLQKESLKYAYALQNDVLRSNDVELIRDWRLLQSSDHFYYMATKWQHDGDVHKYFSPYDSPYDAFLSYMNAIRDVRLRLMLHHSLGGLNTPKPSEENVAI
- a CDS encoding glycosyltransferase family 4 protein; the encoded protein is MRILMLGWELPPHNSGGLGVACYHMSKALAIKGASIDFVLPYSAEHPDIDFMNIHGATSLDPESRVHMGSYDSEFVTEKDMAEIDAGDLSTMRAVQKHYITFVEGLIKKVQPDVIHAHDWLTMEAGVRAKELTGAPLIVHVHATEFDRSGESYGNPIVHEIEQQALDMADRIIAVSNITKAIIVEKYGIPAERVEVIHNAIDVDSFEPYEYDMRDYRYFEALRYEGYTVVALLTRFTVQKGLTHFLRGAARACEKYDKFVFLLAGDGEQRDELISLAASMGIADKVYFTGFVRGKQWRDIYSVSDVFVMSSVSEPFGLTALEAAHHDSALIISKQSGVGEVLENILRYDYWDTDRLADQLVNIALSPSLATTLRRNVKEEYARISWHDVAEKCASLYGRLKDGAVV
- a CDS encoding mechanosensitive ion channel; amino-acid sequence: MFQNDSIGSAIDEVVRFVLQPNDYRAVLILIISVLFAYWLSKFLAKGIIFVAQKVAIRGDTETREDKFVMYRQVETYLSIAVAVVRTLVVAVVAYITWRILTPQGSENLGGSGAAAIGASTIFIVFAGATVGLLLRDITAGATMIIEKWFTIGDFIKVEPFMDVSGVVERMNLRSTKLRSLSGEVIWIHNQQIQGVHVTPRGVRTTAVDIFVTDIEKSEYAIQQVVKAMPTGATMLARPLRMTKPEQWGEGVWRITVIGETTPGREWLMEKYFVNAITKLDEEAKKVDKLLALEPIAYYADPVADKRFKRAVRVKST
- a CDS encoding MarR family transcriptional regulator; translated protein: MVISSEESNQKLTGQQQRILKLLFKFRFVSAGLLAMVMGIRREGVYQVLEQLVGKGLVTKVYKEQWRIDRKPAYYYLNKSGVTITRKLMDVKESVVHALYKNDEMTNDFVEHSLKLIRCYASIMQHLPEGSDIFSKTEINRFKQFPKNRPDLYIRTPDGKEAIVVIVDDKPLYIVRKRLDEIVAHSEDEGWPSDNYPTICFILKDHSAKYSFLYTTSKKLESMGLEESELPILAATLGSFDEPISSPWSTPLKPKEHSQLFA